One segment of Triticum aestivum cultivar Chinese Spring chromosome 2A, IWGSC CS RefSeq v2.1, whole genome shotgun sequence DNA contains the following:
- the LOC123038215 gene encoding exocyst complex component EXO70A1-like, with product MSNTSTSASAVVLDMFTGVCGASHILTPVDISSSEGQSIFNVIGSMLERQANRLSEMIASTMEEVRTLVEEDDDSWAMEISRGGGEIHNITQFIMNCIVSMMNAHTSTQNTAPSHHTENLGGLINGTINYLKGLLFTKSESCSDQSLRYLFLLNNTYFVAHVVSESSGSSIPQMRHLTLKLKIERKNYMNSYLDVSWGHVLSCIPKSRFPGPIHCWINTSSLAKFESSFHKTYQTQKLWKVPDPQLRDELRTVITQRVVSGYRSYLEEHPELEKHVGRESSSPEVLQEMLGELFEG from the exons ATGTCAAATACTTCCACATCTGCTTCTGCG GTCGTGCTTGACATGTTTACCGGTGTCTGTGGTGCGTCACACATACTTACGCCGGTCGACATATCTTCATCAGAAGGCCAAAGCATTTTCAACGTGATAGGCAGCATGTTAGAGAGACAAGCAAACAGGCTAAGCGAGATGATAGCAAGCACGATGGAGGAAGTGAGGACACTCGTGGAGGAAGATGATGACTCATGGGCTATGGAGATCTCGCGAGGAGGCGGCGAAATTCACAACATCACTCAGTTCATCATGAATTGCATAGTATCCATGATGAATGCACACACTTCAACGCAAAACACTGCACCGAGCCACCACACTGAAAACCTTGGTGGCTTGATCAATGGCACAATCAATTATCTCAAGGGTCTGCTCTTCACAAAATCCGAGTCATGCTCGGATCAAAGCCTCAGGTACTTGTTCCTGCTCAACAATACCTATTTCGTAGCTCATGTGGTGTCTGAGTCATCAGGATCTTCCATTCCTCAGATGAGGCACCTCACACTTAAACTTAAGATTGAACGTAAGAACTACATGAATAGTTATCTCGATGTTTCTTGGGGACATGTGCTCTCCTGCATACCAAAATCGAGATTTCCTGGACCGATCCATTGTTGGATCAACACCTCTTCACTGGCCAAATTCGAGTCGTCATTTCACAAAACGTACCAGACTCAGAAGTTGTGGAAGGTTCCAGACCCTCAGCTCAGAGATGAGCTGAGGACAGTTATCACCCAAAGAGTCGTTTCAGGGTACCGCAGCTACCTAGAGGAGCATCCAGAGCTGGAGAAACATGTTGGCCGCGAAAGCAGCAGTCCTGAAGTTTTGCAGGAGATGTTGGGAGAGCTATTTGAAGGCTGA
- the LOC123038216 gene encoding exocyst complex component EXO70A1-like: protein MSNTSTSASAVVLDMFTGVCGASHILTPVDISSSEGQSIFNVIGSMLERQANRLSEMIASTMEEVRTLVEEDDDSWAMEISRGGGEIHNITQFIMNCIVSMMNAHTSTQNTAPSHHTENLGGLINGTINYLKGLLFTKSESCSDQSLRYLFLLNNTYFVAHVVSESSGSSIPQMRHLTLKLKIERKNYMNSYLDVSWGHVLSCIPKSRFPGPIHCWINTSSLAKFESSFHKTYQTQKLWKVPDPQLRDELRTVITQRVVSGYRSYLEEHPELEKHVGRESSSPEVLQEMLGELFEG, encoded by the exons ATGTCAAATACTTCCACATCTGCTTCTGCG GTCGTGCTTGACATGTTTACCGGTGTCTGTGGTGCGTCACACATACTTACGCCGGTCGACATCTCTTCATCAGAAGGCCAAAGCATTTTCAACGTGATAGGCAGCATGTTAGAGAGACAAGCAAACAGGCTAAGCGAGATGATAGCAAGCACGATGGAGGAAGTGAGGACACTCGTGGAGGAAGATGATGACTCATGGGCTATGGAGATCTCGCGAGGAGGCGGCGAAATTCACAACATCACTCAGTTCATCATGAATTGCATAGTATCCATGATGAATGCACACACTTCAACGCAAAACACTGCACCGAGCCACCACACTGAAAACCTTGGTGGCTTGATCAATGGCACAATCAATTATCTCAAGGGTCTGCTCTTCACAAAATCCGAGTCATGCTCGGATCAAAGCCTCAGGTACTTGTTCCTGCTCAACAATACCTATTTCGTAGCTCATGTGGTGTCTGAGTCATCAGGATCTTCCATTCCTCAGATGAGGCACCTCACACTTAAACTTAAGATTGAACGTAAGAACTACATGAATAGTTATCTCGATGTTTCTTGGGGACATGTGCTCTCCTGCATACCAAAATCGAGATTTCCTGGACCGATCCATTGTTGGATCAACACCTCTTCACTGGCCAAATTCGAGTCGTCATTTCACAAAACGTACCAGACTCAGAAGTTGTGGAAGGTTCCAGACCCTCAGCTCAGAGATGAGCTGAGGACAGTTATCACCCAAAGAGTCGTTTCAGGGTACCGCAGCTACCTAGAGGAGCATCCAGAGCTGGAGAAACATGTTGGCCGCGAAAGCAGCAGTCCTGAAGTTTTGCAGGAGATGTTGGGAGAGCTATTTGAAGGCTGA
- the LOC123190937 gene encoding ubiquinol oxidase 4, chloroplastic/chromoplastic — MAASAAPLRAALARSPAPAAARAPPGFLPLPPRARRVRLGPVALVSGRGRRIRAEATARTRQEKEQQEAEVSAVEDSFAVREAAAAPPPEEEGGFDEELTLAGEDGDWVVRFEQSFNVFLTDTVIFILDILYRDRDYARFFVLETIARVPYFAFISVLHLYETFGWSRRADNIKVHFAESMNEFHHLLIMEALGGNSVWLDRFLARFSAFFYYFVTVAMYMLSPRMAYHFSECVERHAYSTYDKFLKLNGEELKKLPAPEVAVNYYMNEDLYMFDEFQTSRAPNSRRPKVDNLYDVFVNVRDDEAEHCKTMKACQTHETLRSPHAVQSSLEADAE; from the exons ATGGCCGCCTCCGCGGCGCCACTCCGGGCCGCGCTCGCCCGcagccccgcccccgccgccgcgcgcgCTCCGCCCGGCTTCCTCCCACTCCCTCCCCGCGCCCGCCGCGTCCGCCTCGGTCCGGTCGCCCTCGTCTCCGG gagggggaggaggatcCGCGCGGAGGCGACGGCGAGGACGCGGCAGGAGAAGGAGCAGCAGGAGGCCGAGGTGTCCGCCGTCGAGGACTCCTTCGCCGTCAGGGAGGCGGCCGCAGCTCCTCCCCCGGAAGAAGAAGGTGGATTCGATGAGGAGCTCACCCTCGCCGGCGAGGACGGCGACTGGGTCGTCAGGTTCGAGCAGTCCTTCAACGTATTCCTCACG GATACTGTCATCTTTATACTCGATATTCTGTACCGCGACCGCGACTACGCCAGGTTCTTCGTGCTCGAGACCATCGCCAGGGTGCCCTATTTCG CGTTTATATCGGTGCTTCACTTGTACGAGACCTTTGGGTGGTCGAGAAGAGCTGATAACATCAAAGTGCACTTTGCTGAAAGCATGAATGAGTTCCATCACCTCTTAATCATGGAA GCATTGGGTGGTAACTCTGTATGGCTTGATCGCTTTCTTGCGCGGTTTAGTGCCTTCTTTTACTACTTCGTCACTGTTGCCATGTACATGCTGAGCCCAAGAATGGCAT ACCACTTTTCTGAATGTGTTGAGAGGCATGCATACTCAACTTATGACAAGTTCCTTAAGCTCAATGGAG AGGAGTTGAAAAAACTACCAGCTCCAGAGGTGGCTGTAAACTATTACATGAATGAGGATCTCTACATGTTTG ATGAGTTTCAAACATCAAGAGCTCCAAATTCTAGGAGGCCTAAAGTTG ATAACTTGTATGATGTATTCGTGAATGTACGGGACGATGAGGCGGAGCATTGCAAGACAATGAAGGCCTGTCAAACGCATGAAACCCTCCGTTCTCCTCATGCCGTGCAGAGCTCACTAGAAGCTGACGCAGAATGA
- the LOC123190938 gene encoding uncharacterized protein, whose amino-acid sequence MAARRLAGAGRAVLSLPSVRRRATNSWAAVRDTFFSTKEVFESHRVVFTIGTSIASVLTAWAGYSLRHMQQTKIDKRLHSIEESLRNTHKVEHDEIKKIVTSYNISTSACIATALTTTVVGYALGWRGGAWYTRRIVRREQQKLMGQIKSQNRWHWRPFSKLRSRFRSNRHASKSSDAPPLPGKDAEAPSVSGVSVNKAQGAEALSNNAASANVSSGSRPAAAAAAGCR is encoded by the exons ATGGCGGCTCGGCGGCTGGCCGGCGCGGGCCGCGCGGTGCTCTCGCTGCCCAGCGTGCGGCGGCGGGCGACCAACTCCTGGGCCGCCGTCCGCGACACCTTCTTCTCCACCAAG GAAGTGTTCGAGAGCCACCGCGTCGTCTTCACCATCGGCACCTCCATCGCCTCCGTCCTCACGGCCTGGGCCG GTTATTCTCTTCGTCATATGCAGCAAACAAAGATCGACAAGAGGCTCCATTCCATTGAGGAATCT TTGAGGAACACCCACAAAGTTGAACATGATGAGATCAAAAAGATTGTTACCTCCTATAACATTAGCACTTCAGCTTGTATAGCCACTGCATTGACAACTACGGTTGTTGG ATACGCCCTGGGGTGGCGCGGCGGAGCTTGGTACACCCGGAGGATCGTCCGGAGGGAGCAGCAGAAGCTGATGGGCCAGATAAAGTCGCAGAACCGGTGGCACTGGCGCCCCTTCAGCAAGCTCAGAAGCAGGTTCAGGAGCAACCGGCACGCCTCCAAGAGCTCTGACGCCCCGCCACTTCCCGGCAAGGATGCCGAGGCCCCCTCGGTTAGCGGGGTGTCTGTCAACAAGGCTCAGGGCGCCGAGGCCCTTTCGAACAACGCGGCCTCTGCGAACGTCAGCAGCGGCTCTCggccagcagcagcggcggcggcaggctgCAGATGA